A single genomic interval of Chryseobacterium paludis harbors:
- the xth gene encoding exodeoxyribonuclease III — protein MKIATYNVNGVNGRLPVLLQWLKEAQPDIVCLQELKAPQERFPINEINAAGYEAIWNGQKSWNGVAILSKGYEITEVQRSLPGDPEDIQSRYLEAIIDQMVICCLYLPNGNPYPGPKFDYKLSWIKRLKKRTDELIKMELPAIIIGDFNIIPTPFDVHKPERWENDALFRSEVRKAYEELQKKGWLDSIRTLFPEEKIYTFWDYLYKAYDRDAGIRLDHILLSPYLASGLKSGGVDKHVRGWEKTSDHAPVWIELEKDQ, from the coding sequence ATGAAAATAGCAACTTACAACGTCAATGGAGTTAATGGACGATTACCTGTTTTACTTCAATGGTTAAAGGAAGCCCAACCGGATATTGTCTGCCTCCAGGAGCTGAAAGCTCCCCAGGAACGTTTCCCAATCAATGAGATCAATGCCGCGGGATATGAAGCGATCTGGAATGGGCAGAAAAGCTGGAATGGAGTAGCGATACTTTCAAAAGGCTATGAGATTACAGAAGTTCAAAGATCCCTACCCGGAGATCCTGAGGATATACAGAGCCGTTATCTTGAGGCAATTATTGATCAGATGGTTATCTGCTGTTTGTATCTTCCTAATGGCAATCCATATCCGGGACCCAAATTTGATTATAAGCTATCATGGATCAAACGTTTGAAAAAACGAACAGATGAATTAATAAAAATGGAACTTCCTGCGATTATTATTGGTGATTTTAATATCATTCCGACTCCATTTGATGTCCATAAACCTGAACGTTGGGAAAATGATGCCCTGTTTAGGAGTGAAGTAAGGAAAGCATATGAGGAGCTGCAAAAGAAAGGCTGGCTTGATTCTATAAGAACTTTATTTCCTGAAGAAAAGATCTATACATTTTGGGATTATCTCTATAAAGCTTATGATCGAGATGCTGGAATTAGATTAGATCATATTCTACTGAGTCCTTACTTAGCGTCAGGATTAAAATCCGGGGGCGTTGATAAGCATGTCCGGGGCTGGGAAAAGACTAGTGATCACGCTCCAGTTTGGATAGAATTGGAGAAAGATCAATAA
- a CDS encoding AsmA-like C-terminal region-containing protein: MEKFKKIILKILKWTGISVVSILFLMFIIPILFPGTISQQVKLFANKHLAGKLDYKRTHLTFFRHFPSLTVSVDQFLLQGSKPFQQDTLLAAKEVAVGINLKNLIFDREIKIDEIYVTDAYANVFVNSKGEANYNVYVSKPSGKPKDTTEEGASIKLDLIKFRNWNIKYNDHSARVLVDAKGLNYTGKGGFSKDIFDLKTDLEINKVDFALNRIYYAKQKSLRADLITRINTNALTFVLRKNELKINDLPLEFTGSLSILKDGYNLDINASSEKTTIRDMISVLPPQYLDWAKDTKIEGNSDLFFSLKGRFSEPKKLKPRLKARLLVKDGFVSNGKAPVPMNNLNMDLNVDLPSLDTEQLNLNLRNLSFDLGRNNNFRAVVRTKGLNEMQVNADIKGAVDLQTLDQALGLKNIDMRGLMDTNIKSNGIFSLDKKLFPKTNGYLHLKNGWLKTNYYPNPIQNINLIANINNTDGTFKSLGVKLNPFSFDFEGNPVFVTADLQDFEDLLYKVQAKGVLNVGRIYKVFAKKGFDVSGLIMADLSLNGRQSYATTGQYSKLDNRGTLILKNIKATTEYLPKSFYIKEGNFQFENEKMWFRKFNATYGKSDFALNGYLLNTINYFIERKGTLHGKFDLNSNYILIDEFMALKNGDNTDKSIEVEYAKVENPKSSGVVIIPKNLDVSLEAHAKKVEFKGLVLNQLQGLASVNTGQVYLKNTSFNIIGSRMNVDARYQDESPLTANYDVALKVRDFDVQRAYKEIDMVREMATAAKNVKGIVSIDYKLKGDFDKNMTPIYPSLEGGGIVNLRNVEVKNLKMFSVIGDKVGANAFNNPDMKGVNIQTAIKNNLIHVDKFTFKVSVLRPSVSGTTSFNGLLDLRVRVGLPPGGWIGFPVVVTGTHDHPKIKIFSKTGQGIVDALYNTKSNKVIRQERRAEKKSRVQQRKEKEAQEKKAENSEKQIKKDLKEK; this comes from the coding sequence ATGGAAAAATTTAAAAAAATAATTTTGAAGATCTTAAAATGGACTGGGATTTCAGTGGTGTCCATTCTATTCCTGATGTTCATTATTCCTATATTGTTTCCCGGGACAATATCTCAGCAGGTAAAATTATTTGCAAATAAACATCTCGCAGGGAAACTTGATTATAAAAGAACGCATCTGACATTTTTCAGACACTTTCCATCGCTTACCGTTTCTGTAGATCAGTTTTTATTACAAGGTTCCAAACCTTTTCAACAGGATACCCTACTCGCCGCAAAAGAAGTTGCAGTAGGAATCAATTTGAAGAACCTGATCTTTGATCGTGAAATTAAGATCGATGAGATTTATGTAACAGATGCGTACGCAAATGTTTTTGTCAATAGTAAAGGAGAGGCTAATTACAATGTTTATGTTTCTAAACCTTCCGGAAAGCCTAAAGATACTACAGAAGAAGGTGCTTCTATAAAATTGGATCTCATCAAATTCAGAAACTGGAATATAAAATATAATGATCATTCTGCAAGAGTCTTGGTAGATGCTAAAGGATTGAACTATACTGGTAAAGGAGGATTTAGCAAAGATATTTTTGACCTGAAAACTGACCTTGAAATTAATAAAGTTGATTTTGCCCTTAACAGAATATATTATGCTAAACAAAAGAGTCTGCGTGCTGATCTGATAACGAGGATCAATACGAATGCACTGACTTTTGTATTAAGGAAAAACGAATTAAAGATCAATGATCTCCCTTTAGAATTTACAGGTTCTCTAAGTATTTTAAAAGATGGATATAACCTTGATATTAATGCATCTTCTGAGAAAACAACGATCCGTGATATGATCTCTGTGTTGCCACCGCAATATCTGGATTGGGCAAAAGATACCAAGATAGAGGGGAACAGTGATTTGTTTTTTAGTCTGAAAGGAAGATTTAGCGAGCCTAAAAAATTAAAACCCAGACTAAAAGCACGCCTTCTGGTAAAAGATGGTTTTGTTTCTAATGGAAAAGCTCCGGTTCCTATGAATAACCTTAATATGGATCTCAATGTAGACCTGCCATCATTAGATACAGAACAGCTGAATTTAAATCTTAGAAATCTAAGTTTTGATCTCGGCAGGAATAACAATTTCCGGGCTGTTGTACGAACAAAAGGCCTAAATGAGATGCAGGTAAATGCAGATATAAAAGGTGCTGTCGATCTTCAGACACTGGATCAGGCACTGGGATTGAAAAACATCGATATGCGCGGGCTTATGGATACCAATATCAAATCCAACGGAATTTTCAGCCTTGATAAAAAATTATTTCCTAAAACCAATGGATATCTTCATCTGAAAAATGGATGGTTGAAAACAAACTACTACCCCAACCCTATTCAGAATATCAATCTTATTGCTAATATCAACAATACAGATGGTACTTTTAAAAGTCTGGGAGTAAAACTGAATCCTTTTAGTTTTGATTTTGAAGGAAATCCTGTTTTTGTAACTGCTGATCTGCAGGATTTTGAAGATCTGCTGTATAAAGTACAAGCAAAAGGAGTCTTAAATGTGGGTAGGATCTATAAAGTATTTGCTAAAAAAGGGTTTGATGTAAGTGGGCTCATTATGGCTGATCTTTCTCTTAATGGGAGACAGAGTTATGCAACAACAGGTCAGTACAGCAAATTAGATAACAGAGGAACTTTAATATTGAAAAATATAAAAGCGACTACAGAATATTTGCCGAAATCATTCTATATCAAAGAAGGGAACTTTCAGTTTGAAAATGAAAAAATGTGGTTCAGAAAATTTAATGCCACCTATGGTAAATCTGATTTTGCATTAAATGGCTACCTGTTGAATACAATTAATTATTTTATTGAAAGAAAAGGAACCCTACATGGAAAATTTGACCTGAATTCCAATTATATTTTAATTGATGAATTTATGGCTTTAAAAAATGGAGATAATACCGATAAATCTATTGAAGTAGAATATGCAAAAGTAGAAAATCCTAAAAGCAGTGGTGTTGTAATTATTCCAAAAAATCTCGATGTCTCTTTAGAAGCTCATGCGAAAAAGGTTGAATTTAAAGGTTTAGTCCTTAATCAGCTTCAGGGGCTGGCTTCTGTAAATACAGGACAGGTTTATCTTAAAAACACCTCATTTAACATCATAGGAAGCCGGATGAATGTTGATGCCCGTTATCAGGATGAATCTCCATTAACGGCCAATTACGATGTAGCGCTTAAGGTTCGGGATTTTGATGTTCAGAGAGCATACAAAGAAATTGATATGGTTAGGGAGATGGCCACTGCTGCCAAAAATGTAAAAGGAATCGTATCAATTGATTATAAGCTGAAAGGCGATTTTGACAAAAATATGACCCCGATTTATCCTTCATTGGAAGGTGGAGGTATTGTAAATCTTCGCAATGTAGAGGTGAAAAACCTTAAAATGTTTTCAGTAATCGGCGATAAAGTTGGAGCTAATGCTTTTAATAATCCCGATATGAAAGGGGTGAATATTCAAACTGCTATTAAAAATAACCTGATCCATGTTGATAAGTTCACTTTTAAAGTCTCTGTTCTGAGACCTTCCGTTAGTGGGACTACCAGTTTCAATGGATTGCTGGATCTACGGGTAAGGGTTGGTCTTCCGCCTGGTGGATGGATCGGTTTTCCGGTTGTTGTAACAGGAACCCATGATCACCCAAAAATAAAAATATTCAGTAAAACAGGACAGGGAATTGTAGATGCTTTGTACAATACAAAATCCAACAAAGTGATTCGTCAGGAAAGACGTGCCGAGAAAAAATCCCGCGTACAACAGCGTAAAGAAAAAGAAGCTCAGGAAAAGAAAGCTGAAAATTCAGAAAAACAAATTAAAAAAGATCTTAAAGAAAAATAA
- a CDS encoding helix-turn-helix domain-containing protein, whose amino-acid sequence MGKSIESLEEFYRHKLTNVSEGLRKDNDQFNIFSIEENSINGISSPAYIRRNFYKIMLFKGKNIFHYGDKSIPIEGDTLLFFDPKTPYTYDSVEPGSKGWFCVFKQEFFHTSLRINLSDLPLFSIIDHPVFKLKPGEAKEIQSIFEKIIKTIDKDYIYKYELIKSYVSELIYLAMQLHPSEEVFHHPDASSRITAVFNELLERQFPIESKTQRFELRSPKVIADQLSIHVNSLNRAVKNATGLTTTEHIFEKLTAEAKALLKHTNWNIAEISYVLGFEDQAHFNKFFKKQTNISPSIFRQV is encoded by the coding sequence ATGGGAAAATCAATAGAATCGCTTGAAGAATTTTACAGACATAAACTCACGAATGTTTCGGAGGGTTTAAGAAAAGACAATGATCAGTTTAATATTTTCAGTATTGAAGAAAATAGCATTAACGGTATATCATCACCTGCCTATATACGCCGGAATTTTTATAAGATCATGCTATTTAAAGGTAAAAATATATTCCATTACGGAGATAAAAGTATTCCCATTGAAGGGGATACCTTGTTGTTTTTCGATCCTAAAACACCTTATACTTATGATTCTGTTGAGCCAGGAAGTAAAGGATGGTTTTGCGTATTTAAGCAGGAATTTTTCCATACCAGCCTTCGCATCAATCTAAGTGATCTCCCTTTATTTTCAATAATAGATCATCCGGTATTTAAACTTAAGCCTGGGGAAGCAAAAGAGATACAGTCAATTTTTGAAAAAATTATTAAAACAATTGATAAAGATTATATTTATAAATATGAATTAATTAAAAGCTACGTCAGTGAACTGATCTATTTAGCCATGCAGCTGCATCCAAGTGAAGAGGTTTTCCATCATCCTGATGCAAGTTCTCGTATCACCGCTGTATTTAATGAATTACTGGAAAGGCAGTTTCCGATAGAATCAAAAACACAACGGTTTGAATTGAGATCTCCAAAGGTTATAGCAGATCAACTTTCCATTCATGTCAATTCCCTCAACAGGGCCGTTAAAAATGCAACAGGCCTTACAACGACTGAGCATATTTTTGAAAAACTTACTGCAGAAGCAAAAGCTCTTTTAAAACATACGAATTGGAATATTGCAGAGATCAGTTACGTTCTAGGATTCGAAGATCAGGCTCATTTTAATAAATTCTTTAAAAAACAAACCAATATCAGCCCATCAATTTTCCGCCAGGTTTGA
- a CDS encoding SDR family NAD(P)-dependent oxidoreductase, producing MSNTKVWYITGASKGMGFSLAKQLLIKGHRVAVTSRSVNAFEQFSEYGDRFLPLEVDLKNESSIAESLKKSYDTFGRLDVVVNNAGYGLGGALEELTGDEIKDNFEVNFFAVVKVIQQALPYLRKQKSGHIINISSIAGFAPGLGWSMYCAAKFAVSGLSEALANDLKPLGIHVTNVLPGWFRTNFANEDSIAYNKNQIEDYNYLREYHHKMNNMSGTQLGDPDKIADVFLELTNSTLPAVNLFLGSDSFMRAKSKIEQLNSEMDRWKDSSFSTDFSG from the coding sequence ATGAGTAATACAAAGGTTTGGTATATAACGGGAGCATCTAAGGGAATGGGATTTTCATTAGCTAAGCAATTATTAATAAAAGGACATCGGGTAGCGGTAACTTCAAGGTCTGTTAATGCTTTTGAGCAATTTTCAGAATATGGAGACAGATTTCTTCCACTAGAGGTTGATCTTAAAAATGAAAGCTCTATAGCAGAGTCATTAAAAAAAAGTTATGATACGTTTGGGCGATTAGATGTTGTTGTAAATAATGCCGGCTATGGACTCGGTGGGGCACTTGAAGAGCTTACAGGAGATGAAATAAAAGATAATTTCGAAGTTAATTTCTTTGCAGTTGTTAAGGTCATTCAACAGGCTTTACCATATTTGAGAAAACAAAAATCCGGACATATTATTAATATTTCATCAATTGCCGGTTTTGCTCCAGGATTAGGATGGTCGATGTATTGTGCCGCAAAATTTGCAGTTAGTGGTCTTTCTGAAGCATTAGCAAATGATCTTAAACCTCTTGGAATACATGTTACCAATGTTCTACCGGGTTGGTTCCGAACAAATTTTGCCAATGAAGATTCAATAGCCTACAATAAAAATCAGATAGAGGATTATAATTACCTTCGTGAGTATCATCATAAAATGAACAATATGAGTGGAACTCAACTGGGAGATCCTGATAAGATAGCAGATGTATTCTTAGAATTAACCAACAGTACTTTGCCTGCAGTGAATTTATTTCTAGGAAGCGATTCTTTTATGAGAGCCAAAAGTAAGATAGAACAGCTCAATTCAGAAATGGATCGTTGGAAAGACAGCTCATTTTCTACAGATTTTTCTGGATAA
- the mug gene encoding G/U mismatch-specific DNA glycosylase: MLTDIITNNLTVIFCGINPGLKSADDGHHFSGRSNRFWKVLHKSGFTPYQIEAIHDTSIIDFGYGLTTAVARATSRADELSKEEFDQSLETFKTKINKFQPKYIAFLGKAAYKAFSGKKEIMWGQQPECLCGAQVWILPNPSGLNRGFSLDDLVRSYGEFYQVISH, encoded by the coding sequence ATGCTAACAGATATTATCACCAACAACCTCACCGTTATTTTTTGTGGAATCAATCCCGGTTTAAAATCCGCAGACGATGGACATCATTTTTCCGGAAGAAGCAATCGCTTCTGGAAAGTTCTTCATAAATCTGGTTTTACACCCTATCAGATCGAAGCTATACATGATACCAGTATTATAGATTTTGGATATGGACTGACGACCGCAGTTGCAAGGGCAACTTCCCGCGCAGATGAACTTTCAAAAGAAGAATTCGACCAATCCCTTGAAACTTTTAAAACAAAAATAAACAAGTTTCAACCAAAATATATTGCTTTTCTGGGTAAAGCAGCCTATAAAGCTTTCTCAGGAAAAAAGGAAATTATGTGGGGACAACAACCTGAATGCCTCTGTGGTGCACAAGTCTGGATACTCCCTAATCCCAGCGGCTTGAACAGAGGGTTTAGTCTTGATGACCTTGTTCGGTCCTACGGTGAATTCTATCAGGTAATTTCACATTAA
- a CDS encoding DNA-3-methyladenine glycosylase: protein MKDKGQGKNFECDIEMKLQYSYYQNQDVIFLAKDLLGKILFTQINDEITAGIIVETEAYFGVLDKASHAYGGRRTNRTEILYHEGGISYVYLCYGIHHLFNIVTSVKDEPHAVLIRAVEPLVGKDIMELRRNMPFTKAAITSGPGSAAKALGIDRSFNKKDLSGEEIWIEDHGIRYTSDQIIEGPRIGVAYAQEDALLPWRFFVKGNPYVSKPNKG from the coding sequence ATGAAAGATAAAGGTCAGGGTAAAAATTTTGAATGCGACATAGAAATGAAATTACAATACTCTTATTATCAAAATCAAGATGTTATTTTTCTGGCTAAAGATCTTTTGGGAAAAATACTTTTTACCCAAATCAATGATGAGATAACGGCAGGTATCATTGTAGAAACTGAAGCGTATTTTGGAGTACTGGATAAAGCTTCCCATGCATATGGCGGACGACGCACCAACAGAACCGAAATCCTCTATCACGAAGGAGGTATTTCCTATGTTTATCTATGCTATGGCATTCATCATCTTTTTAATATTGTAACCTCTGTTAAGGATGAACCGCATGCTGTATTGATAAGAGCTGTTGAACCGTTGGTAGGAAAAGACATCATGGAACTGAGACGAAATATGCCTTTTACTAAAGCTGCTATTACATCAGGTCCTGGTTCTGCGGCTAAAGCTCTGGGAATTGATCGTTCCTTTAATAAAAAAGATCTATCCGGAGAGGAGATATGGATTGAAGATCACGGGATCCGATATACATCTGATCAAATTATAGAAGGACCACGTATTGGAGTTGCTTATGCTCAGGAAGATGCACTTCTGCCCTGGCGCTTTTTTGTTAAAGGCAATCCATATGTAAGTAAACCCAATAAGGGATAA